The Longimicrobiaceae bacterium genomic interval GTGCTGGGCGGGGACGTGACGCGCTCCCCGGGGCCGCTGGCGGTGGACGTGACGGTGGTGGGGGAGGCGCCGCAGCCGGTGCTGCGCTCCGGGGCGCAGCTGGGGGACGAGGTGTGGGTGACGGGGGAGCTGGGCGGAGCCGCCGCCGCGGTCCGCGCCCTGCTCGCGGGGGAGATGCCCGACCCGGCGGCGCGCGAGCGCTTCGCTCGGCCGGTGCCACGGGTCCGGGAGGCGCTCTGGCTGATGGAGCGCGGCCTCCTCACGGCGATGGTGGACCTGTCGGACGGGCTGGCGGGGGACGCGGCGCACCTGTCGGCGGGAAGCGGCGTGGCGGTGCTCCTTTCCCCGGAGATGGTCCCGGTGCACCCCGCCGCGCGCGCCGCCGCAGCGGACCGGGAGGAGGCGCTGCGGCTGGCGCTGGGGGGTGGCGAGGACTACGAGCTGTGCTTCACGGCGCCGCTGGGGAGCGTCATCGGGCACACGATCGACTTCGACCGGGAGCTGGGGGTGAGGCTGAGTTGCGTCGGGCGCGTGGGCGGCGGGGACGGCGTGTGGTGGGTGGACGCGGAGGGACACCGCAGCGCCCTGGGGGTCGAAGCCTTCCAGCACTTCCGGGAGGGGGCGTGATCCGTACGTTGTGGGTGTACGCCACCATCATCTGGGCCACGGTGTGGTTCGGCAGCATCGCCATCGTGGACGCCTACTTCAAGCCGCGGGTGGAGTTCTACATCCGCCTCACGCGGGGGTGGGCGCGCGCGATCCTCAGCGCCAGCAATACGCCGGTGGTGGCGCACGGGCTGGAGAACGTGCGCCACGGCCCGCAGGTGATCGTCTCCAACCACGTTTCCTGGTACGACATCTTCGCCATCGCCGGGATCCTCCCGGTGCCCTTCCACTTCGTCGCCAAGAAGGAGCTGGAGCGGATCCCCCTCTTCGGGAGGGCGTGGAAGACGGCGGGGCACATCTCCATAGACCGCTCCAACCGCCAGAGGGCCATCGAGAGCCTGCGCCACGCGGGGGCGGAGATCCGGGCCCGGAACAGCGCGGTCATCATCTATCCGGAGGGGACGCGCTCGCGAACGGGGCGGCTGCAGCCGTTCAAGAAGGGCGCCTTCACCCTGGCGGTGGAGGCGCAGGTGCCCATCGTGCCCACGGTGGTGGTGGGGAGCTTCGACATCCTGCGCCCGGACGACTGGCGGGTGCACCCGCGCACCATCCACGTGCACTTCGGCGAGCCGGTGACGCTGGTGCCGGGAGAGACGTCGGAGGAGCTGATGGAGCGGGTGCGCGGGCGGATGGTGGGGATGCTGCACCGGCTGGAGGCGCTCCCGCCGGAGTAACGCGCCGGCCCGCGGTGCCGGGGGCGCCCGGTCCTGTCACGAAGACCGCCCTTGCTCAAGACGATCCTCCTGCTCGCGGGGCTCACCTACCTCGCGCTGGCCGCCTTCGCCTACTTCACGGCGGACCGGCAGATCTTCCTCCCGCCCGCGGCGTCCTACTCCGCGCGGGAGCTCCCCGTCACGCTCGTCCCCGCGGATGGCGGGGTCCGGATCGCCGTGCTCCACCTCCCGAACCCCGCGAGCGCCTTCACGATCCTCTACAGCCACGGGAACGCGGAGGACCTGGGGCACCTCGCGCCGGTCCTCCAGGAGCTGCACGAGGCG includes:
- a CDS encoding AIR synthase-related protein, which encodes VLGGDVTRSPGPLAVDVTVVGEAPQPVLRSGAQLGDEVWVTGELGGAAAAVRALLAGEMPDPAARERFARPVPRVREALWLMERGLLTAMVDLSDGLAGDAAHLSAGSGVAVLLSPEMVPVHPAARAAAADREEALRLALGGGEDYELCFTAPLGSVIGHTIDFDRELGVRLSCVGRVGGGDGVWWVDAEGHRSALGVEAFQHFREGA
- a CDS encoding lysophospholipid acyltransferase family protein, coding for MIRTLWVYATIIWATVWFGSIAIVDAYFKPRVEFYIRLTRGWARAILSASNTPVVAHGLENVRHGPQVIVSNHVSWYDIFAIAGILPVPFHFVAKKELERIPLFGRAWKTAGHISIDRSNRQRAIESLRHAGAEIRARNSAVIIYPEGTRSRTGRLQPFKKGAFTLAVEAQVPIVPTVVVGSFDILRPDDWRVHPRTIHVHFGEPVTLVPGETSEELMERVRGRMVGMLHRLEALPPE